The window GCGAATTCTTGGAACATTTCCAAGGACAAATCTGCGCTGGCAAGGGCCCTGCTGGAGTGGTGCACTTCGCTTTACCGCCCAGGAAAAACGAAAGTCTACATCGCCGGTCAGCTGTTGCAACACTGGAGCATGCTGGGCTTGGACGTCACCACCGAAATCTTGGATTTTTTAGATGCCGACCCTTGTGCGCAAAAGGAGCGCAAAGACCACCTCTATCATCTTGTCTGCGAGCTTGTTCGCTCCAACGACTTCTCTGTGCCGCGTTACATCCAATGGCTCAGCGCAAGGGGAGGTATAACTAATCCTGAGGATATTCTGCCTGATGGACCGGCATTCACGCGGCTTCTTGCAGAGATTCCTCCTTTCGGCCTATCGAGCGAGCAGAGGAATCTTAGAAGTGGAATGCTTCGACGTGCCTCGTTCAGCGTGGACGATGAAGCACGAGACGCAGAAATGGCTCTAAAGTTAGTGAGGCAGTCCCTAGGCCTCCCCCTGGATCCAGCAGACCCCATCCGGCAGCGAAAACCACGAAGTATCAATAAAATCAGCCAGCAAATACAAACCGCCAGTCGAGCGCTCAAGGCAGAAATCGGTCGCTGGCTCCGGGATAGTGTGGCTTCCACATATGGTGGGAAGGACAAGACAGGGAGCGGTGGCCCTGGAGCATCGCCGACGTTATTTGGCAGCATTCGACAAATCCTCGAAGCTGCTGAGGATTTGTCCATGCTTGCAGACGTTCTGAGATCGCTCATCTCCAACGCTTGCGTAGAGGTACTGGCCGCCATAGCGAACACGGTCAACCGAcacttcttcatcttctcgGCTTTGGGTGTCTCCAAAGGACTTTTCAACGACTTGAGCAAAAAGCTCAGGGCTGTCTATCTGGAGCAGGGACCTGGGGCTCGACCATTGTTGGTCTCACTCGTCTCCCTAGCCCCGAGAATACCTGGGATGGACGAGCTGGCCACACAACTCAGGAAAGATTTGGCACTTAGCAGTCGTCAAAATCCCGTGGACGCCTGTTCGCCTGTTTCGGACAATATGATTGCTCGGCTGCAGGATGATAGCAACGACTTGCACGAGGAGATCGAGAAGCTGCTGGCTGCCGGCACAAGCGTGGACAGGAAAACTATGGAGAACCTGTTCCAGACCATCATCCAGAGGCTACATCAAAGCTGGGGAGAGTCAGCCGACAAGCAACGGGTATGCAGTGTCCTCCTTGCTCGGTTGCGTGTTTTTGACATGCCGCTCTTTGATGCCCTTATGGCAAAGTGGATTGCCTACCTGCGGACTCTGACCAATCGGCCCTCTATCGATCGCATCTTTCCTCTCCTGGTCTCGAACGGATGCCTAACGATGCCGGCGATACTCGCGTCAACATCAGACTCGTCTACACCGACACCAATCACCCGCGTCCCAACAGGCGGAGCCAGCTGGCCCCAGATTGTCCAGATCACCTACCGAACAAGATATATGCAGGAGGCGCTCAAACTGCTGATGAACCCGCTGCGGCCTGATTATGACCTGATCACGCCCGAGGAGATATACCGCTTCACCAACCTTCAAGAGCAGGTTCTGAGGGAGAACCCCAAAGATATGCTTGCTCTCATTGGCTCAGCCATGGCCGAATACTCCTTCGCGCGAGCTCAAAACGATACTCGGGGCCTTCCGCTCGATGACCCCATCATACAGGAACGTCTCTCGACACTGATCAAGCTCTTGGTGTTGAAAGAcgctgctggtgttggtcGTGCGTTGGCCGCCTGGGCAGCCAGAAGCCCAGATGGTTATGTTGGCAGTTGGATCGACAATATGACGACTAAACTCCTCCTTCCGTCGGCTGATAGACACACCCACATCACCTTTGACCAAATCCTGGAGCTCACCAACGAGTTCACCTGGCCCTTTTGTCACCTCCAGCTCTTCCTCCAAACCTCGACGCCTCCAACTGACCAGAGCAATAACCAACAAGCACCTGCAGCCGATAGGCAGCCGTCTACACTCGACTCCTTGACCAGCGCCATGGACAGGGCAATCGACAAGAAGAATCTGACCTGGGTGGGGATTGTGCTTTCGCTAAACGTGGAAGTGGTCCAGCAGCTCAAGGGCAGAGCCCAAAGCCGCTTCCTCGGGCTGATCCCATCTCCCCGGGAACCCCTTCCGGTCAACACAGCCGGCCCCGAACCGGAACAGTCGCTCCAAATGGCCGAGAACTTGCTATCTGTCATCGAAGCCCTCATGAGGGGCAGCCCACCCGGGGCAAGACAGCCGCAGCTTCCGCCAGAGGTTGTCATCAAGCTGTCTGACCTCTGGGAGCTCGTCGCCAACCCGGAGCTGGACCTCTCGGCCAAACAGCAGATCATCACGCGgtggctgccgctgctccTAAACTTCATCACGCTGCACACCCAGGCCTTTGACGCGAGCAAGGCCTCTAGTGACATTCGCGCGCGACTGCTGGTTGTCTGCGCGGGTCTGATGCAGGAATTGGACGCGCTGCACGGACCGGGTGCTCATACTAGGGGGCTGGCGGCTAGGGTGTTCGACTTGGGGTGTGTGCTGAGTGATAATTTGCCCGAGGAGCAAAGGGGGCAGTGTGTGAGGGCGTTGTTTGGGACGGGGAGTGGcaatggtgggggggatgggaggttgaggtatTTGTTGAGCTGGGCGGGGAGTGGGAGCAATGGGTGTGAGGGGATTTGGGTTAGTGTTAGGGAACGGGGGAGGCAGGTGGCGATGGGGGGGCAGCAACAGGGACAGGTGATGAAGGATGGGGTTGGCTTTGCGGTTGAGAAGTTGGCAGTTCCGGGGGGGTTATGGAGTgggacgacgatggcgacgccaggggtggtggtgggggggaacaATGGaggacaacagcagcaacaacagcagcagactGTTGCTGGtattgggggaggggagaggttgACGCCGTTTGGGATGAGGAAGTGGGATATTGTTCATGTCCCTACTGGGGCAGTGGTGGAGAATGATACGGGGTTGGATTTGTCGCTTTTTGAGGCGAGGGGGCAGAAGGTTTGGCCTGCTAAACAGTTGTAGTGGGGGGTTGAAAGGGAAGGATATACTATACCCAATCGTgttttgttcttttgtttATGTTTGTTTAGGtagttgggggtggggggggggaggacggggaaTGTGTTTTTTGCAAGTCCTACTAATCATGGCATGTTCTGCATGGTTGGGCGAGAGAGGATAGAAGATTTTCTGGACGGGATGGATGGTTTTATTCAGGATTGTTTAAGAtaggatgatgaagagggagagataGGATGGAAAGCACGAGATTCTTCAACATAGCGCCGTGTATAGCAGCAAAACAAGAGGCTTGTTTCTAGTGTAGTGGAGTCTTTTGATTTGGCggtgtttttttcttgttcttttttgaCATAATATGGGCGGTTTATAGATATTCTTGGGGGAAAGGATTGGTTTGCCATTGCTTGTTTTGTTGTGTAAAGGATTATGGAATGTGTGTATGTAGGTGTGTTGTGTTCAGAGAGGTTATCCGGGTATGGGAAGGGCTGGTTAAGGGCTGGTTATGATAATGAAAGATAGATACCTTGCATAGCGAATGTTATGGACAATGGAAAGTTTGAGTTTTGTCTCGAGTTGTTGGATTGGGGTGGGATAGTGTAGTCTATGTGGTTGTGCGAGTGCCTGGATGACCGAGTCTTCTTGGCTAGACACAATGAAGACTATCTCCGGGGCAGGAAAGTTCATGTCATAGTTGCCAGCTTGATAGGAAGGCAGAAATAACACTATAACCAAGTTATTGGACCTGATTAGGCAGAGAGGTAATTCTGATCATTGGGTTCAATCTGTTGGGCTAGAAGTAAGTAGGCGGTCATGTAGGTATGCCTCAGCGTCACCTTCCTTTGGAGTATAACCTGGCCGTACTTGATCTCACCAAGTTTCTCTGTTGTCCGCGTCTTCGAGCCACATGACGGGGTTTGCGTGTTATCTCCAGAGAGAACATAATGTATAGAGTGCCTTCACCTTAAGCAGCAAACAAGATAACAACAAGAGGCATTCCTCTTTTGAAATACTCTATTCTTATACCATAAGCTTCAAGTTCTTCTACTAGATTTGCATTTGCTCTTTACAATTCCATTTTTCTCCACTCAAAGATGGCAGCTCTATGCATTGAACTCGTATCAATTATTGGAAAGCACCTACCTTCACGCAAAGCTAGTTGCTCTTCCTGGCTTGCACCACTTACAACTACAAAGTCAACATTTTGCTACACATAAGTATCAGTGGAGCAACTCAGAGTTACTTTACCAGAAACGCGATTCAGAGCAAGGCTCAAGGCAAGGGGGGCTCTCGCATCGCCAGCAATAAACTCGAACCCGCCAACAAAACCCGCCCTAACCCGCCCCTTGTCCCGTCCTTCCCGCGCCCCCCTTGTGCTGGTCCTTGTTTTTCTCACATGTTGATGTCAGAACTTGCATTCTTCAACCCTGAAGTAGACAATATTTCCCATGTACCGCATCGCTTCGATTGTCAAGCAAAAACCTTACTGTTTAGGTTACATGTCAACAGAAGAAGATACCTCAGCCAAAGTCTACAGACGTCGATTTTCCCTCCAGGACAGCCTCATTTTCCCCAGTCTACATACCCTACCATTCAGTCTCCATCTCCTGCAAGGTATGTAAGCAAGTAGGTAGCAAACCCGTAGCTACGCCCCCCCCCTACCTCTCTCCTTCCCGCCCCCTGCCCCTGACATATCGCTGACCCGCCTTCTTGCATATCCAAAGCCCACACCGCCGTTACGGCGAAGGATTCTATATGGACAGGGGTAGGTGTGCGGATTAGCATATCAAGAGCAACCACGATGATAAACATCAAGTTTAAAAGGCTGATGAGCTGGTCAGCAGCTCCGTTGTATTCATGcaggtggggagggatgttTGGATGTTGACGTGGTGGACTTTGTGAGGACTCGGGGTTTTGCCTGCTTAAGCTAGGTGAGAACAGccagctgttgttgaggttgtgttGTTAACCTACCTTTGTTGTGCTGGTACGGATGTATGAGTTGTTTCCCTGATGCTAGTGTGCTGGCCGGCGCCCAGGCTGATAGTCGAGACTCGATGGGGTATATGGTACACCGTTACAAAGCAAGCCGGGGTTTTTCTCGATCGCAAGAACGTCCAGCAGGTGCATGATGCTGTTTGAAGATTCTTAGAATTCTTAGTAGTCACTCGGTCTCGTTCAGTAATAGATAGGTACCGTCGAGAGAGCAGACAATCTGCTTTGGAACAGTCCCTTCAAATGACATCACAGAAGGGGTCCAGAGTTCATcgtagaaaaaaaaaaggaaccCGACCTTGCATATCGATTGTGAAACGACCCTGAATATTCTCCTTCATCGCCCCAGAATTTCCTTCTGACAAACCAGGCGGCATGAGGAACAGGTACCTTTTTGTGCATTCAACGAATTCTGGGCACGTCGAGGATTGTTTGCCTACCTACAGCGATAGGTAAGATGGACTGCACCCTTGAGAGAGGACAGCCACACCTACCTAGGTGGTAGAAAGTCATAATGGCAGCCCGGTATATGGGTCCAACCTCCTCTGGCTGCAAGGACAATAGAGATAAGTCATGTaggatggatggaaaaggacaaaaagaaacagaTGAGCCCGATCCCTCTCCGCGCCGCAATTTGCCATTTGATCACATCCTATCACCTTTTGCCTTTCCCAAACCCGCAAACCGATGAGCAAAACCTGATCTGAATATCCAAACCTACAGCCTGAGAGCACTCTGGTCATCCGATCCAGGCTCCGGAAACCTCAACCCATCGATCTCAAGATaaaacctcccccccaaagaAATACGAGAGTTTTGTATTTATTTTTTCTTGcggtgtgtgtttgtgtgagATGTAAGATGAAATCTGCAGCATGTATGTATGTCTGGCCATGAGAAAAGGCCGATATAAAAAAGATGCAAACTGACGTTGACAAGAGACAAACACTCACCTTCGAAAATGCCGTGGAATCTTCGGCCCCTGACATATATCATCAAACGCTGAGGCTACAGGTATATGCATTTTAGCCATCGAAACTTTTTATGAGACTCTTTTCCCCCCTGGGATGGATTGATAATCAGTgagtaaaagaaaaaaaaataaaaaggcGAGAgacatcatcttcttcgtctcAGTAATGTCCAAGACATTTAGAGACAACCACATCCCCGAACCGGCCGATACGGCACccagcaaaaaaacaaaacacgTTTTTCTTCCTGACCTTTCGTCCGTGCCAATTCTCTGGGGCTTtcagttttttttttagttttttttgctttttctcaGAGAGAAACAGTggcgttttgtttcttggaAGTGGGAAAAGCAAGTGTTTGGTGATAcaagatgacgatgaagagaGCTGTGCTGTAGTAAGCCTTTCAGTTCAAAAGTAAACCAAGACATTACGGTGCTTCCAATGTCTTCAAAGCtgacctcccccaccccccaagaaGCCGAATATGTGTGGCGTTCTGTTCAGGCAGCATGGTCACGGTGAGAGAAAACCTTCACCGCAGCTTTGGGAATTTttgtcccccctcccctccccccccccttccgtGCGTTTCGTGTGTGGCTTGTCAGAATGATTCAATCAGACAGACCCTGAGTTTTGTCTCCCCCTCATAAACGTGTCACTTGTATCACAGGCCGGTCTTCTTTGTACACAGTACTTGTGTCGAAACAGGTCCGAATTCACGAGAAGGAGAGGCCATGGCAAAAAATACAAtcaaaaaaataaaaaagaagGCTGGCTCTACACGCATATTATAGGTAAGTAAGGTATGTATGGCCTCGGATAGCTGCATTCTCCTCCCCTGCCAAACTGGGCCTCATGCTGTTGTTTCTAACCGGTCGGTGAGGCTGCTAGTTCCTCTTTCCTATCTTCATCACGGTGAGCACATCGATTGGCTgacacaaaagaaaaagtcgaCAGCCCAATTCAAGCCACACAACGGAAGCACGCATTCCCTGCCATCCTGTTGCCGGTTGCTCGACTGGAAATTGTAACGAGGACGTCATGTGCCCCCAGCGGTGGATGACTCTCAAATcttgaggggaggggggggggcaatCGCCAAAGGTTCAAAA is drawn from Podospora pseudocomata strain CBS 415.72m chromosome 1 map unlocalized CBS415.72m_1, whole genome shotgun sequence and contains these coding sequences:
- the SRB8 gene encoding RNA polymerase II mediator complex subunit (BUSCO:EOG092605ZA; COG:K; EggNog:ENOG503NVBZ), which produces MTSRPPLGVQQRQPQQHSLAGPGLSQRPAAHQRALSQQQQFLPPSPIRKETGSFEFTPPDYNDGANTRYPGQRRGGSRLKLELSHESLESITHTGIIESPNAIDSSKPFTPSRMMLPTDSSDLGDMSPHFSHLPTVDLDAPLPMPQRRLRITLPRRDPPPIPSTTTRKDVPPKPYQVEVPSAAPRYYTHGKVEARPRKGGTASTAGHLAPPPSIGYADFYPWMGNHPEDQFSENVIRQGHFDKPAFNPDTQSGKYAIFPSMKGANSSLHTLSAIFTAALGARRNNGQIASHSTFRYPPRVTVTDTKRELWLKDLANPASSLRRLARTIPHGLRNQALLEQCLNKRIPFERAVWLIQCVGANELRTCKRKGVSLAQSFAAEVRWIKDWTVSVQKFVENVLFSFDDKDWKAKVQYVVLLATHLYEQYLLDRETYMEWLVSSFENSNQNRLPMWMLITEIYWKDLLKLRRYGRRLVTALISHHQLVFNHPDRDILQPLLSKTTTLLNTLILSSPENFVSPSVWSKYRDTIKACLPVGDTERHDAFAAIGSRNEQLMASGNRSQPAARHILVQWLDRNTQAPMSEEGPANSWNISKDKSALARALLEWCTSLYRPGKTKVYIAGQLLQHWSMLGLDVTTEILDFLDADPCAQKERKDHLYHLVCELVRSNDFSVPRYIQWLSARGGITNPEDILPDGPAFTRLLAEIPPFGLSSEQRNLRSGMLRRASFSVDDEARDAEMALKLVRQSLGLPLDPADPIRQRKPRSINKISQQIQTASRALKAEIGRWLRDSVASTYGGKDKTGSGGPGASPTLFGSIRQILEAAEDLSMLADVLRSLISNACVEVLAAIANTVNRHFFIFSALGVSKGLFNDLSKKLRAVYLEQGPGARPLLVSLVSLAPRIPGMDELATQLRKDLALSSRQNPVDACSPVSDNMIARLQDDSNDLHEEIEKLLAAGTSVDRKTMENLFQTIIQRLHQSWGESADKQRVCSVLLARLRVFDMPLFDALMAKWIAYLRTLTNRPSIDRIFPLLVSNGCLTMPAILASTSDSSTPTPITRVPTGGASWPQIVQITYRTRYMQEALKLLMNPLRPDYDLITPEEIYRFTNLQEQVLRENPKDMLALIGSAMAEYSFARAQNDTRGLPLDDPIIQERLSTLIKLLVLKDAAGVGRALAAWAARSPDGYVGSWIDNMTTKLLLPSADRHTHITFDQILELTNEFTWPFCHLQLFLQTSTPPTDQSNNQQAPAADRQPSTLDSLTSAMDRAIDKKNLTWVGIVLSLNVEVVQQLKGRAQSRFLGLIPSPREPLPVNTAGPEPEQSLQMAENLLSVIEALMRGSPPGARQPQLPPEVVIKLSDLWELVANPELDLSAKQQIITRWLPLLLNFITLHTQAFDASKASSDIRARLLVVCAGLMQELDALHGPGAHTRGLAARVFDLGCVLSDNLPEEQRGQCVRALFGTGSGNGGGDGRLRYLLSWAGSGSNGCEGIWVSVRERGRQVAMGGQQQGQVMKDGVGFAVEKLAVPGGLWSGTTMATPGVVVGGNNGGQQQQQQQQTVAGIGGGERLTPFGMRKWDIVHVPTGAVVENDTGLDLSLFEARGQKVWPAKQL